In one window of Burkholderia cepacia ATCC 25416 DNA:
- a CDS encoding organic hydroperoxide resistance protein, whose translation MSIEKVLYRAHAKATGGRDGRATVPESNLDLKLTTPRELGGAGGAGANPEQLFAAGYSACFIGAMKFVAARDKIAMPTDASIEGSVGIGAIPNGFGIEVELTISLPGLDRDIAQTLIDRAHLVCPYSNATRGNIDVTLTLA comes from the coding sequence ATGTCGATCGAAAAAGTGCTGTACCGCGCCCATGCAAAAGCCACCGGCGGCCGTGACGGCCGTGCCACGGTGCCCGAGAGCAACCTCGACCTGAAACTGACCACGCCGCGCGAGCTCGGCGGCGCGGGCGGCGCAGGCGCGAACCCCGAGCAACTGTTCGCCGCCGGCTACAGCGCGTGCTTCATCGGCGCGATGAAGTTCGTCGCGGCCCGCGACAAGATCGCGATGCCCACGGACGCTTCCATCGAAGGCAGCGTCGGCATCGGCGCGATCCCGAACGGCTTCGGCATCGAAGTCGAACTGACGATCTCGCTGCCGGGCCTCGATCGCGACATCGCGCAAACGCTGATCGACCGTGCGCACCTCGTGTGCCCGTATTCGAACGCGACGCGCGGCAACATCGACGTCACGCTCACGCTTGCCTGA
- a CDS encoding alpha/beta hydrolase — protein MKIVKPLLIAAAVAAVLSTSTTAFAAGADTVRPDTATSAFLAALNGQKGPGLETLSPAKARQVLVDAQNGTKVDLSGIDVSNRTIEQDGLSVPVTIVRPQGATGTLPVFVFIHGGGWVLGDFPTHERLVRDLVVQSGAVAVFVNYTPSPEAHYPVAINQAYAATKWVAAHGAEIGVDGSRLAVVGNSVGGNMAAVVALMAKDKGGPAIRFQGLMWPVTDHNFNTGSYNAYQQGHFLTRPMMKWFWDAYTKNEAQRNEIYASPLRASTAQLKGLPPALIQVAQFDVLRDEGEAYGRKLDAAGVDATTTRYDGTIHDFGLLNALAGDAPTKAATKAMANELATRLK, from the coding sequence ATGAAGATCGTCAAGCCGCTGCTGATCGCTGCCGCCGTCGCCGCTGTACTGTCCACCTCGACCACCGCATTCGCCGCCGGTGCCGATACCGTCCGTCCCGATACGGCGACGAGCGCTTTCCTCGCCGCGCTGAACGGCCAGAAGGGCCCGGGCCTCGAAACGCTGAGCCCCGCGAAGGCGCGCCAGGTGCTGGTCGACGCGCAGAACGGCACGAAGGTCGACCTGTCGGGGATCGACGTGTCGAACCGCACGATCGAACAGGACGGCCTGTCCGTACCGGTCACGATCGTTCGTCCGCAAGGTGCGACGGGCACGCTGCCGGTGTTCGTGTTCATCCACGGCGGCGGCTGGGTGCTCGGCGATTTTCCGACGCATGAACGCCTCGTCCGCGATCTCGTCGTGCAATCGGGGGCCGTCGCGGTGTTCGTGAACTACACGCCGTCGCCGGAAGCGCATTACCCGGTCGCGATCAACCAGGCGTATGCGGCGACGAAGTGGGTGGCCGCGCACGGCGCGGAGATCGGCGTCGACGGCAGCCGCCTCGCGGTGGTCGGCAACAGCGTCGGCGGGAACATGGCGGCCGTGGTGGCGCTGATGGCGAAGGACAAGGGTGGCCCCGCGATCCGCTTCCAGGGGCTGATGTGGCCGGTCACGGACCACAACTTCAACACGGGTTCGTACAACGCGTATCAGCAAGGGCACTTCCTGACGCGGCCGATGATGAAGTGGTTCTGGGATGCCTATACGAAGAACGAAGCGCAACGCAACGAGATCTACGCGTCGCCGCTGCGCGCAAGCACCGCGCAGTTGAAGGGCCTGCCGCCCGCGCTGATCCAGGTCGCGCAGTTCGACGTGCTGCGTGACGAGGGCGAAGCGTACGGCCGCAAGCTCGACGCGGCCGGCGTCGATGCGACGACCACGCGCTACGACGGCACGATCCATGATTTCGGTTTGCTGAACGCGCTGGCCGGCGACGCGCCGACGAAGGCCGCGACGAAGGCGATGGCGAATGAACTCGCGACGCGACTGAAGTAA
- a CDS encoding CidA/LrgA family protein: MLQAFAVLLTFQCLGEGVSYLFGLPVPGPVIGMLLLFGFVMLRPQVADTIEPTALELLRHLSLLFVPAGVGIMVSADRVRGDALAVVVALAVSTTLAIAVTALVTRALLRRQRRAGDAVEGTQ; this comes from the coding sequence ATGCTGCAGGCGTTCGCGGTCTTGCTGACCTTCCAGTGTCTCGGGGAAGGCGTGTCTTACCTGTTCGGCCTGCCGGTGCCGGGCCCCGTGATCGGCATGCTGCTGCTGTTCGGCTTCGTGATGCTGCGCCCGCAGGTGGCCGACACGATCGAGCCGACCGCGCTCGAGCTGTTGCGCCACCTGTCGCTGCTGTTCGTGCCGGCCGGCGTCGGCATCATGGTGTCGGCCGACCGCGTGCGCGGCGATGCGCTCGCGGTCGTCGTCGCGCTGGCCGTCAGCACCACGCTCGCGATCGCCGTGACGGCGCTCGTGACGCGTGCACTGCTGCGGCGCCAGCGGCGCGCGGGCGATGCGGTGGAGGGCACGCAATGA
- a CDS encoding LrgB family protein — translation MTAFPKLGAIWVYLAASPLLGLTITLIAYLFAQAVYARARFNPLANPVLIAVALIVVLLTITHTPYPTYFEGAQFVHFLLGPATVALALPLYRQWSKLRRAAVPLLVGLLAGSLTAIVSAVGIAALFGASHQTVASLAPKSATTPIAMAVAAEIGGIPSLTAVLVISTGIFGAVCARGILNALRVDEPAVRGFALGVASHGIGTARAFQVSEEAGAFAGLGMGLNGVLTAFVVPVLLPVLSRWI, via the coding sequence ATGACGGCCTTCCCGAAACTCGGCGCGATCTGGGTCTATCTCGCCGCGAGCCCGCTGCTGGGCCTGACCATCACGCTGATCGCGTATCTGTTCGCGCAGGCCGTCTATGCGCGGGCGCGCTTCAACCCGCTCGCGAACCCGGTGCTGATCGCGGTTGCGCTGATCGTCGTGCTGCTGACGATCACGCACACGCCGTACCCGACGTATTTCGAAGGCGCGCAGTTCGTCCACTTCCTGCTCGGCCCCGCGACCGTCGCGCTCGCGCTACCGCTGTACCGGCAGTGGTCGAAGCTGCGCCGCGCCGCGGTGCCGCTGCTGGTCGGCCTGCTCGCGGGCTCGCTGACCGCGATCGTGTCGGCGGTCGGCATCGCGGCGCTGTTCGGGGCGTCGCACCAGACGGTCGCGTCGCTCGCGCCGAAATCGGCGACGACGCCGATCGCGATGGCCGTCGCGGCGGAAATCGGCGGGATTCCGTCGCTCACCGCCGTGCTCGTGATCTCGACCGGGATCTTCGGGGCCGTGTGCGCGCGCGGGATCCTCAACGCACTGCGCGTCGACGAACCGGCCGTGCGCGGGTTCGCGCTCGGCGTCGCGTCGCACGGGATCGGCACCGCGCGCGCGTTCCAGGTCAGCGAGGAGGCCGGTGCGTTCGCCGGGCTCGGGATGGGGTTGAACGGCGTGCTCACCGCCTTCGTCGTGCCGGTCCTGCTGCCGGTGCTGTCGCGCTGGATCTGA
- the wrbA gene encoding NAD(P)H:quinone oxidoreductase, translating into MAKVLVLYYSSYGHVETMAQHIAEGAKSVPGVEVTLKRVPETIPVDQARAIGVKVDQAAPVATVDELPGYDAIIFGTPTRFGNMAGQMRTFLDQTGGLWMKGALVGKIGSVFASTGTQHGGQETTITSFHTTLLHHGMVIVGVPYACSGLVNMNEITGGTPYGATTLAGADGSRQPSANELDIARYQGKHVAELASKLAS; encoded by the coding sequence ATGGCCAAGGTACTCGTTCTTTATTACTCGTCCTACGGGCACGTCGAAACGATGGCGCAGCACATCGCGGAAGGCGCGAAATCGGTGCCCGGCGTCGAGGTCACGCTCAAGCGCGTGCCGGAAACGATTCCCGTCGACCAGGCCCGGGCGATCGGCGTGAAGGTCGACCAGGCTGCGCCGGTCGCGACCGTGGACGAACTCCCCGGCTACGATGCGATCATCTTCGGCACGCCGACCCGTTTCGGCAACATGGCCGGCCAGATGCGCACGTTCCTCGACCAGACCGGCGGCCTGTGGATGAAGGGCGCGCTCGTCGGCAAGATCGGCAGCGTGTTCGCGTCGACCGGCACGCAGCACGGCGGCCAGGAAACGACGATCACGTCGTTCCACACGACGCTCCTGCACCACGGGATGGTGATCGTGGGCGTGCCGTATGCGTGCAGCGGCCTCGTCAACATGAACGAAATCACCGGCGGCACGCCGTACGGCGCCACCACGCTCGCGGGCGCGGACGGCAGCCGCCAGCCGAGCGCGAACGAGCTCGACATCGCGCGCTATCAAGGCAAGCACGTCGCGGAACTCGCCAGCAAGCTCGCGTCGTAA
- a CDS encoding pirin family protein, translated as MIEIRAANQRGRAEHGWLSSRHSFSFANYYDPKQVGFSDLLVINDDRVAPGRGFGTHPHRDMEILSYVLDGALEHKDSMGTGSVIVPGDVQLMSAGTGVRHSEFNHSPELPVHFLQIWVGPAEKGAEPRYQQTNVTADDKRGKLALVVSPDGDAGSLKIRQDTRIYAGLFDGAERATLELAPDRFAYVHVARGSVSVNGVTLGEGDGVRIRDEQTLTFADGKDAEVLVFDLRPVEVTAEWA; from the coding sequence ATGATCGAAATCCGTGCAGCAAACCAACGTGGCCGTGCGGAGCATGGCTGGCTCAGCTCCCGTCATTCGTTTTCGTTCGCGAACTACTACGATCCGAAGCAAGTCGGCTTCTCCGACCTGCTGGTGATCAACGACGATCGCGTCGCGCCGGGCCGCGGCTTCGGCACGCACCCGCACCGCGACATGGAGATCCTGTCGTACGTGCTCGACGGCGCGCTGGAACACAAGGACTCGATGGGCACCGGCTCGGTGATCGTGCCGGGCGACGTGCAGCTGATGAGCGCGGGCACGGGCGTGCGCCACAGCGAGTTCAACCACTCGCCGGAACTGCCGGTCCACTTCCTGCAGATCTGGGTGGGGCCGGCCGAGAAGGGTGCCGAGCCGCGCTATCAGCAGACGAATGTCACGGCAGACGACAAGCGCGGCAAGCTCGCCCTCGTCGTATCGCCGGACGGCGACGCCGGTTCGCTGAAGATCCGGCAGGACACGCGGATTTACGCGGGCTTGTTCGACGGCGCCGAACGCGCGACGCTGGAACTGGCGCCGGACCGCTTTGCGTACGTGCACGTGGCACGCGGCAGCGTGTCGGTCAACGGCGTGACGCTCGGCGAAGGCGACGGCGTGCGCATCCGCGACGAACAGACGCTGACGTTCGCCGACGGGAAGGATGCCGAAGTGCTGGTGTTCGACCTGCGTCCGGTCGAAGTAACGGCCGAGTGGGCATAA
- a CDS encoding LysR family transcriptional regulator codes for MEINDLRIFVATVDAGSFTAAADQLMLSKQFVSRRTMALEASLGVRLLHRNTRNLAVTESGQEFYARAQRILAEIADAEQAMSVRSTELHGSLKISAPLSFGITHVSPLIAEFLSAHPAVRLNLDLTDRRVDLIGEGFDLVLRIGSLEDSTLIARPLGAWRMVACASPAYLKRQGTPQTPADLAGHTCLLYGRERRIGWEFRVDGAARTFDVQGPLVANNGEVVRDAAIAGLGIALLPHFIVGAALDSGALVPVLDAYAPSPITLNAVFPQHREGFVTLRTFIGFLAERLGEAAPAAKGGAGRAR; via the coding sequence ATGGAAATCAACGACCTGAGGATCTTCGTCGCGACGGTCGATGCGGGCAGCTTCACGGCGGCGGCCGATCAACTGATGCTGTCCAAGCAGTTCGTCAGCCGGCGCACGATGGCGCTGGAGGCGTCGCTCGGCGTGCGGCTGTTGCACCGGAACACGCGCAACCTCGCGGTGACCGAATCGGGGCAGGAGTTCTATGCGCGCGCGCAGCGGATCCTCGCGGAAATCGCCGACGCCGAGCAGGCGATGTCGGTGCGCAGCACCGAGTTGCACGGGTCGCTGAAAATCAGCGCGCCGCTGTCGTTCGGGATCACGCACGTGTCGCCGCTGATCGCCGAATTCCTGTCCGCGCACCCGGCCGTGCGGCTGAACCTCGACCTGACCGACCGGCGCGTCGACCTGATCGGCGAGGGCTTCGATCTCGTGCTGCGGATCGGCTCGCTCGAGGATTCGACGTTGATCGCCCGCCCGCTGGGCGCGTGGCGGATGGTCGCGTGCGCGAGCCCCGCTTATCTGAAGCGGCAGGGCACGCCGCAGACGCCGGCGGATCTCGCCGGCCACACGTGCCTGCTGTACGGGCGCGAGCGGCGCATCGGCTGGGAATTCCGCGTCGACGGCGCGGCGCGCACGTTCGACGTGCAGGGGCCGCTCGTCGCGAACAACGGCGAAGTGGTGCGCGACGCGGCGATCGCGGGGCTCGGCATCGCGCTGCTGCCGCACTTCATCGTCGGCGCGGCGCTCGACAGCGGCGCGCTCGTGCCGGTGCTCGACGCGTATGCGCCTTCGCCGATCACGCTCAACGCCGTGTTCCCGCAGCATCGGGAGGGATTCGTCACGCTGCGCACGTTCATCGGGTTTCTCGCGGAACGGCTCGGGGAGGCCGCGCCCGCGGCGAAGGGCGGGGCGGGTCGGGCGCGGTAG
- a CDS encoding Fic family protein, giving the protein MSGDYTFIWASADWPAWRFDLPALATPLADVSRAQGMLAGRLADVGLALRDEASLAALTEDVVKTSAIEGESLNVASVRSSIARRLGVDIGALAPVDRHVEGVVDMVLDATTHAAAPVTEARLFGWHAALFPTGYSGMSRITVGGWRTDATGPMQVVSGPIGRQRVHFEAPPAARLADETGRFLAWLNAAPVEPLLIRAGLAHLWFVTLHPFDDGNGRIARALGDLVLARADRSPQRFYSLSAQIQRERNAYYDVLERTQRGSLDVTEWLAWFLTALGRAIDHAHATLDAVLVKARFWQRCAGVVMNERQAKVMNRLLDGFEGKLTSTKWAALAKCSQDTALRDITELVERGVLQRSSSGGRSTSYELVPFDG; this is encoded by the coding sequence ATGAGCGGAGATTACACCTTCATCTGGGCGTCGGCCGACTGGCCCGCATGGCGCTTCGACCTGCCTGCACTGGCAACGCCACTCGCCGACGTCAGCCGTGCGCAAGGCATGCTGGCCGGGCGGCTGGCGGACGTCGGCCTGGCGCTGCGCGACGAGGCCAGCCTGGCCGCGCTGACGGAGGACGTCGTCAAGACCAGCGCGATCGAGGGCGAAAGCCTGAACGTGGCATCGGTGCGGTCGTCGATCGCGCGTCGGCTCGGCGTCGATATCGGCGCGCTGGCGCCGGTCGACCGCCACGTCGAGGGCGTCGTCGACATGGTGCTGGACGCGACCACCCATGCGGCGGCGCCGGTCACCGAAGCCCGTCTGTTCGGGTGGCATGCGGCACTGTTCCCGACCGGCTACTCGGGGATGTCGCGGATCACGGTCGGTGGCTGGCGCACGGATGCGACCGGGCCGATGCAGGTCGTGTCCGGGCCGATCGGCCGGCAGCGCGTGCATTTCGAGGCGCCGCCCGCCGCGCGCCTCGCCGACGAAACCGGGCGCTTTCTCGCCTGGCTCAATGCCGCGCCGGTCGAGCCCCTGCTGATCCGGGCCGGCCTGGCCCACCTGTGGTTCGTCACGCTCCATCCGTTCGACGACGGCAACGGCCGCATCGCGCGTGCGCTCGGGGATCTGGTCCTGGCGCGTGCCGACCGCAGTCCGCAACGCTTCTATAGCCTGTCGGCGCAAATCCAGCGCGAGCGCAACGCGTATTACGACGTGCTGGAGCGTACGCAGCGCGGTTCGCTCGATGTCACGGAATGGCTCGCGTGGTTTCTGACCGCGCTCGGCCGGGCCATCGATCACGCGCATGCGACGCTCGACGCCGTTCTGGTCAAGGCGCGCTTCTGGCAACGATGTGCCGGCGTCGTGATGAACGAGCGTCAGGCGAAGGTCATGAATCGCCTGCTCGACGGCTTCGAGGGGAAGTTGACGAGCACCAAGTGGGCGGCGCTCGCGAAGTGCTCGCAGGATACGGCGCTGCGTGACATCACTGAACTCGTCGAGCGCGGCGTGCTGCAACGCTCGTCGTCCGGCGGCCGGAGCACGAGTTACGAGCTGGTGCCGTTCGACGGCTGA
- a CDS encoding lysozyme inhibitor LprI family protein encodes MRVRSVAAAVLLTLLPAAAHAAGFDCAKAASSTEKTICADAALSKLDGDLAAAWKQALAKGGDTAALKAAQLKWLKQRDRCGADELCLGDRYRERLASLNGRPLAADRWQQTWYLDSGNPSFGGVLTFTGTAPRLHFELSGNNGANTGELGGDIELHGNSGTFSHDQCRLDFSLKGARVQVAQHGADGECGAGAGVVYSGDYVTASQMQAKPPADLVSLDVLANAQQNATAHKLLGADYQTLVDIVNYGAEARDLDGLNAHVTSYWVRGIATTNAAIVMRRGNDLWIGLLVFDAQSNVRMRYYSNVPAWKKTVPKTIQAWHDNLDKTLPVDVMQ; translated from the coding sequence ATGCGCGTGCGATCCGTCGCGGCGGCCGTGCTGCTGACGCTGTTGCCGGCCGCCGCGCACGCGGCCGGCTTCGACTGCGCGAAGGCCGCTTCGTCAACCGAGAAGACGATCTGCGCGGATGCCGCGCTGTCGAAGCTCGACGGCGACCTCGCGGCGGCGTGGAAGCAGGCGCTCGCGAAAGGCGGCGACACGGCCGCGCTGAAGGCGGCGCAGCTGAAGTGGCTCAAGCAGCGCGACCGGTGCGGCGCCGACGAATTGTGCCTCGGCGACCGCTACCGCGAACGGCTCGCGAGCCTGAACGGCAGGCCGCTGGCCGCCGATCGCTGGCAGCAGACGTGGTATCTCGACAGTGGTAATCCGTCGTTCGGTGGTGTGCTGACGTTCACCGGCACGGCGCCACGTTTGCATTTCGAGCTGAGCGGCAACAACGGCGCGAATACCGGCGAACTTGGTGGCGATATCGAACTGCACGGCAATAGTGGCACGTTCAGTCACGATCAATGCCGTCTCGACTTCAGCCTCAAGGGTGCACGCGTTCAGGTCGCGCAGCACGGCGCCGACGGCGAATGCGGCGCCGGTGCGGGCGTCGTCTACTCGGGCGATTATGTGACGGCGTCGCAGATGCAGGCGAAGCCGCCGGCGGATCTCGTGAGCCTGGATGTGCTCGCGAATGCGCAGCAGAACGCGACCGCGCACAAGCTGCTCGGTGCCGATTACCAGACGCTCGTCGACATCGTCAATTACGGCGCCGAAGCAAGGGATCTCGACGGGCTGAACGCGCACGTGACGTCGTACTGGGTGCGCGGCATCGCGACGACGAACGCCGCGATCGTGATGCGCCGCGGCAATGATCTATGGATCGGGCTGCTCGTGTTCGACGCGCAGAGCAACGTCCGGATGCGCTATTACTCGAACGTGCCCGCGTGGAAGAAAACCGTGCCGAAGACGATCCAGGCGTGGCACGACAATCTCGACAAGACACTGCCGGTCGACGTGATGCAGTGA
- a CDS encoding LacI family DNA-binding transcriptional regulator, which translates to MSTPPSRAGAPRARRGSGRSVLGDVAKLAGVSTATVSRVYNDPGKVSADVQQRVRDAARALNWIPNAAGRALASTRTHITGAIIPTLDDQVFASQVAGMQTVMAEHGITLFLGCSNYDPAQALAQVRAMLSRGVEAVSLVGEAYPPELFELLAMHRVPYVVTYAYRDDSPHCCIGFDNRAAFARLTTHLLDLGHRDFAIIMQPSADNDRVQARLRGIHDTLAARGLAVRPVHQHEGAATIAFGRASLRAIANSDAATRPTAVICGNDALALGALLEAQALGIDVPAQLSITGFDDVALAREIQPPLTTMWVDTDAIGRQAAQALLDALENGATGPGHAVLPELRTRGSAAPPAHARAAGKK; encoded by the coding sequence ATGAGCACGCCTCCGTCCCGCGCCGGCGCGCCCCGGGCGCGCCGCGGCAGCGGCCGCTCGGTGCTCGGCGATGTCGCGAAGCTGGCCGGCGTATCGACCGCGACCGTCTCGCGTGTGTACAACGATCCCGGCAAGGTATCGGCCGACGTGCAGCAGCGCGTGCGCGACGCGGCGCGCGCGCTGAACTGGATTCCGAATGCGGCGGGCCGCGCGCTCGCGTCCACGCGCACCCACATCACGGGCGCGATCATTCCGACACTCGACGACCAGGTGTTCGCGTCGCAGGTCGCGGGCATGCAGACGGTCATGGCCGAGCACGGCATCACGCTGTTCCTCGGCTGCTCGAATTACGATCCCGCGCAGGCGCTGGCCCAGGTGCGCGCGATGCTGTCGCGCGGCGTGGAGGCCGTGTCGCTGGTCGGCGAAGCGTATCCGCCGGAACTGTTCGAACTCCTTGCGATGCACCGCGTGCCGTACGTCGTCACTTATGCGTATCGCGACGACAGCCCGCACTGCTGCATCGGCTTCGACAACCGCGCGGCATTCGCGCGGCTCACCACCCACCTGCTCGACCTCGGCCACCGCGATTTCGCGATCATCATGCAGCCGTCGGCCGACAACGACCGCGTGCAGGCCCGCCTGCGCGGCATTCACGACACGCTCGCCGCGCGCGGGCTCGCGGTACGCCCCGTCCATCAGCACGAGGGCGCGGCCACGATCGCCTTCGGGCGGGCGAGCCTGCGCGCGATCGCGAACAGCGATGCGGCGACGCGGCCGACAGCCGTGATCTGCGGGAACGACGCGCTCGCGCTGGGCGCGCTGCTCGAGGCGCAGGCGCTCGGCATCGACGTGCCCGCGCAATTGTCGATCACCGGGTTCGACGACGTCGCGCTCGCGCGCGAAATCCAGCCGCCGCTGACAACGATGTGGGTCGACACCGACGCGATCGGGCGCCAGGCCGCACAGGCCTTGCTCGACGCGCTCGAGAACGGCGCGACGGGGCCCGGTCATGCCGTCCTGCCCGAATTGCGTACGCGGGGATCGGCTGCGCCACCGGCGCACGCGCGCGCAGCGGGAAAGAAATGA
- the rbsK gene encoding ribokinase, with the protein MSDILSPRIAVVGSVNIDLVTRAPRLPVPGETLLGTDFQTVHGGKGANQAVAAARLGASVAMIGCVGDDAFGARLHDALAAERIDVTHLGRIGGTATGVATITVDAGGANSIVVVPGANARLDADRIDAARDAIAEAALLVCQLEVPVAAVARAIACASAHHTPVLLNPAPAQPLFDALLARVDYLVVNETEAESLTGIAVGDDASAVRAADALCAKGVGNVLVTLGARGVCWRGGAGNGRLRAMTVAAVDTTAAGDTFVGGFAAARAGGASMDDAIGFGQRAAAISVTRHGAQTSIPTREEVARLEP; encoded by the coding sequence ATGAGCGATATCCTTTCACCGCGCATCGCCGTCGTCGGCAGCGTGAACATCGACCTCGTGACGCGCGCGCCGCGCCTGCCGGTGCCGGGCGAGACGCTGCTCGGCACGGATTTCCAGACCGTTCATGGCGGCAAGGGGGCGAACCAGGCGGTCGCGGCCGCGCGGCTGGGCGCGTCGGTCGCGATGATCGGCTGCGTCGGCGACGACGCGTTCGGTGCGCGCCTGCACGATGCGCTGGCGGCCGAACGCATCGACGTGACGCACCTGGGCCGGATCGGCGGCACGGCGACCGGGGTGGCCACGATCACGGTCGACGCGGGCGGCGCGAACAGCATCGTCGTCGTGCCCGGCGCGAATGCGCGCCTCGACGCCGACCGGATCGACGCGGCGCGCGATGCGATCGCCGAGGCCGCGCTGCTCGTGTGCCAGCTCGAAGTGCCGGTTGCCGCCGTCGCGCGCGCCATCGCCTGTGCATCCGCGCACCACACGCCGGTGCTGCTCAACCCCGCGCCCGCGCAGCCGCTGTTCGACGCGCTGCTGGCACGGGTCGACTACCTCGTCGTCAACGAAACCGAAGCCGAGTCGCTGACCGGCATCGCCGTCGGCGATGACGCATCGGCCGTGCGCGCCGCCGATGCGCTGTGCGCGAAGGGCGTCGGCAACGTGCTGGTGACGCTCGGCGCGCGCGGCGTCTGCTGGCGCGGCGGCGCCGGTAACGGCCGCTTGCGGGCGATGACGGTGGCCGCCGTCGATACGACCGCGGCCGGCGACACGTTCGTCGGCGGATTCGCGGCCGCCCGCGCGGGCGGCGCGTCGATGGACGACGCGATCGGCTTCGGCCAGCGCGCCGCCGCGATCAGCGTGACGCGCCACGGCGCGCAGACCTCGATTCCGACGCGCGAGGAAGTGGCGCGCCTCGAACCCTGA
- a CDS encoding MFS transporter translates to MNETPTVPPAPPRIRRGQRIALALLMASGIVNYLDRGTLAVASAAIRGDLGLSLAQMGLLLSAFSWSYALCQFPVGGLVDRIGPRRLLGVGLIVWSFAQAAGGIVSTFGWFIVARIVLGIGEAPQFPSAARVVSNWFPLRARGTPTGIFNAASPLGTALAPLLLSILVASFHWRWAFIATGALGLVVAVVWFALYRDPVRAQLSAAERNYLDADAQSVAATPKLTFVEWRSLFSHGTTWGMLIGYFGSVYLNWVYLTWLPGYLTMERHMSLIRTGFAASVPFLCGFVGSLVAGWVSDLITRRSRSPVVSRRNAVVVAMLGMVVFTIPAALVQSNTVALACISVVIFLANAASACSWALATAAAPPSRVASLGAIQNFGGFVGGALAPILTGIIAQKWSFVPALLTAAAIAFAGAIAYLLLVRKPIPEQAANAAPGPLPA, encoded by the coding sequence ATGAACGAAACCCCGACCGTCCCGCCCGCACCGCCGCGTATCCGGCGCGGGCAACGCATCGCGCTCGCGCTGTTGATGGCGAGCGGCATCGTCAACTACCTCGATCGCGGCACGCTGGCCGTCGCGAGCGCGGCGATCCGCGGCGATCTCGGCTTGTCGCTCGCGCAGATGGGGCTGCTGCTGTCGGCCTTCTCGTGGAGCTATGCGCTGTGCCAGTTTCCGGTCGGCGGGCTCGTCGACCGCATCGGGCCGCGCCGGCTGCTCGGCGTCGGGTTGATCGTCTGGTCGTTCGCGCAGGCGGCGGGCGGCATCGTGTCGACTTTCGGCTGGTTCATCGTCGCGCGCATCGTGCTCGGCATCGGCGAGGCGCCGCAATTCCCGTCGGCCGCGCGGGTGGTGAGCAACTGGTTTCCGCTGCGCGCGCGCGGCACGCCGACCGGGATCTTCAACGCCGCGTCGCCGCTCGGCACCGCGCTCGCGCCGTTGCTGCTGTCGATCCTCGTCGCGTCGTTCCACTGGCGCTGGGCGTTCATCGCGACGGGGGCGCTCGGCCTCGTCGTCGCCGTCGTCTGGTTCGCGCTGTATCGCGATCCGGTGCGCGCGCAACTGTCCGCCGCCGAGCGCAACTACCTCGATGCCGACGCGCAAAGCGTGGCCGCGACACCGAAACTGACGTTCGTCGAATGGCGCAGCCTGTTCTCGCACGGCACGACCTGGGGGATGCTGATCGGTTACTTCGGATCCGTGTACCTGAACTGGGTCTACCTGACCTGGCTGCCGGGCTACCTGACGATGGAACGCCACATGAGCCTGATCCGGACGGGCTTCGCCGCGTCGGTGCCGTTCCTGTGCGGGTTCGTCGGCTCGCTGGTGGCCGGCTGGGTGTCGGACCTGATCACGCGCCGCAGCCGCTCGCCGGTCGTGAGCCGGCGCAATGCGGTGGTGGTCGCGATGCTCGGGATGGTCGTCTTCACGATCCCGGCCGCGCTCGTGCAGAGCAACACGGTGGCGCTCGCCTGCATCTCGGTCGTGATCTTTCTCGCGAACGCGGCGTCGGCCTGCTCGTGGGCGCTCGCGACGGCGGCCGCGCCGCCGAGCCGCGTCGCGTCGCTCGGCGCGATCCAGAATTTCGGCGGCTTCGTCGGCGGTGCGCTTGCGCCGATCCTGACGGGCATCATTGCGCAGAAATGGTCGTTCGTGCCGGCGCTGCTGACCGCCGCGGCGATCGCGTTCGCGGGTGCGATCGCCTATCTGCTGCTGGTGCGCAAGCCGATTCCCGAGCAGGCCGCGAACGCCGCGCCCGGGCCGTTGCCCGCGTGA